One segment of Candidatus Dadabacteria bacterium DNA contains the following:
- a CDS encoding iron-sulfur cluster assembly scaffold protein — MIEEERMKMIMDHYENPRNFGPLESPTVTLRGGNPNCGDTLNIYIRTADGGVIEDISFDGEGCTISQAAASLLTEFIKGKTVEQLGELDSDYLRELLGKDIMVTRPKCSRLALETLKSWARDFERGKTA; from the coding sequence ATGATTGAAGAAGAAAGAATGAAAATGATCATGGATCACTACGAAAATCCGAGAAACTTCGGCCCGCTTGAGAGCCCCACGGTGACTCTTAGGGGAGGCAACCCCAATTGCGGAGACACTCTGAATATCTATATCCGCACAGCCGATGGGGGCGTCATAGAAGATATAAGTTTTGACGGGGAGGGCTGCACGATAAGCCAGGCTGCGGCTTCCCTTCTTACGGAATTTATAAAGGGGAAGACTGTGGAGCAGCTCGGAGAGCTCGACTCCGACTACCTCAGGGAACTTCTCGGCAAGGATATCATGGTAACCCGCCCGAAGTGCAGCCGCCTTGCCCTTGAAACCCTCAAATCATGGGCAAGGGATTTCGAGAGGGGAAAAACCGCTTGA
- a CDS encoding SufE family protein gives MASIDKIVREFQGADRQEMIELLIDYSEDLPEIPRRFAERMDRDLYQVHECETPVFIWVEIENGKARIFADVPEPFPTVRGLVSILVSAFDGLSPEEIESAPVDFISQLGVAQKLGIRRVRGLSAVYARIKSEVKRHGAVT, from the coding sequence ATGGCCAGCATAGATAAAATAGTCAGGGAATTTCAAGGGGCGGACCGTCAGGAAATGATAGAGCTCCTGATAGATTATTCGGAAGACCTTCCTGAGATTCCGAGGAGGTTCGCCGAACGTATGGACAGAGACCTCTACCAGGTGCACGAGTGTGAAACCCCGGTTTTTATCTGGGTCGAGATAGAAAACGGCAAGGCACGCATATTCGCTGACGTCCCGGAACCGTTTCCGACCGTGAGGGGGCTTGTGTCGATTCTCGTGAGCGCCTTTGACGGTCTGAGCCCTGAGGAGATCGAATCCGCGCCGGTGGACTTTATCTCCCAGCTCGGAGTGGCCCAGAAACTCGGGATAAGAAGAGTAAGGGGTCTCAGCGCGGTTTACGCTAGGATAAAAAGCGAGGTAAAAAGGCATGGTGCGGTCACATGA
- a CDS encoding sulfurtransferase produces MADYANPDVLVNTDWVEEHIDDSDIVIVESDEDILLYEIGHIRNSVKFDWQTELQDQLIRDYVSREDFEALLSEKGISNDHAVVFYGDRSNWWACYAFWTFKVLGHEKCLIMDGGRQKWVDEGRDMVKEVSERPKTDYKVSAVDESIRAFRDDVLGHMNSGKPLVDVRSPKEYSGELLHMEAYPQEGALRGGHIPGAVNVPWATAANEDGTFRSADELVEIYEKGQGLSKDQDVIAYCRIGERSSHTWFVLTYLLGFENVRNYDGSWTEWGNLVRAPIEK; encoded by the coding sequence ATGGCGGATTACGCAAACCCGGATGTTTTGGTGAACACGGATTGGGTAGAGGAGCATATCGATGATTCCGATATCGTTATAGTTGAGTCGGATGAGGACATACTGCTTTACGAGATAGGACACATAAGAAATTCAGTAAAATTCGACTGGCAGACCGAGCTTCAGGATCAGCTTATAAGGGACTACGTGAGCAGGGAGGATTTTGAGGCACTGCTTTCGGAAAAAGGCATTTCAAACGACCACGCGGTGGTTTTCTACGGGGACAGAAGCAACTGGTGGGCCTGCTACGCGTTCTGGACCTTCAAGGTGCTTGGACATGAAAAGTGCCTTATAATGGACGGCGGCAGGCAGAAATGGGTCGACGAGGGAAGAGATATGGTAAAAGAGGTTTCCGAAAGACCGAAGACCGATTACAAGGTATCGGCTGTTGATGAGTCGATAAGGGCTTTTCGCGATGACGTTCTTGGACACATGAACTCGGGCAAGCCGCTTGTCGATGTTCGTTCCCCGAAGGAATATTCGGGAGAACTTCTTCACATGGAGGCTTACCCTCAGGAAGGCGCGCTTCGCGGAGGACATATTCCGGGCGCGGTAAACGTCCCTTGGGCTACGGCCGCAAATGAGGACGGAACTTTCCGCTCGGCCGATGAGCTTGTCGAGATATACGAAAAGGGGCAGGGGCTAAGCAAGGATCAGGACGTGATTGCCTACTGCAGGATAGGGGAGCGCTCTTCTCACACTTGGTTTGTCCTTACCTACCTTCTCGGGTTTGAAAACGTCAGGAATTACGACGGCTCGTGGACCGAGTGGGGGAACCTTGTAAGGGCTCCGATAGAAAAATAA
- the tmk gene encoding dTMP kinase, producing the protein MSRFITFEGIDGSGKSTQARLLADYLSSKGTKVFFTKEPGEGKLGEAIRNEILDRRDIDIQPYAELCLFCADRAQHVRELILPKLKDGYTVICDRYYDSTLAYQGSGRELDPDLVLRMAVASSLGVEPDVTFFLSVPVEQALLRLKDRGKERNKMDEEPFEFHSRVDEGYRQLIEKGIPRIKVIEASGSLEATQMEIRRFFE; encoded by the coding sequence GTGAGCAGGTTTATCACATTCGAGGGAATAGACGGAAGCGGCAAATCGACCCAGGCGAGGCTTCTAGCCGATTACCTCTCCAGCAAGGGGACCAAGGTGTTTTTTACCAAGGAACCGGGCGAGGGCAAACTCGGCGAGGCGATAAGAAATGAGATTCTCGACCGGAGAGATATCGATATTCAGCCCTACGCCGAACTCTGTCTTTTCTGCGCAGACAGGGCCCAGCACGTAAGGGAGCTCATACTGCCGAAACTAAAAGACGGTTACACGGTCATTTGCGACAGGTACTACGATTCGACCCTTGCTTACCAAGGCTCGGGAAGGGAGCTTGACCCTGATCTGGTTCTCCGCATGGCCGTGGCATCAAGCCTCGGTGTTGAGCCCGACGTCACCTTTTTTCTTTCGGTACCGGTTGAGCAGGCGCTTTTGAGACTCAAGGACCGCGGCAAAGAAAGGAACAAGATGGACGAGGAGCCGTTTGAGTTCCATAGCCGAGTGGATGAGGGTTACAGACAACTGATTGAAAAAGGGATCCCAAGGATCAAAGTAATAGAAGCTTCCGGTTCCCTCGAGGCGACCCAGATGGAGATAAGGCGCTTTTTTGAGTGA